One window of the Conexibacter sp. SYSU D00693 genome contains the following:
- a CDS encoding cytochrome P450 — protein MSTTALDPSTIDLGDHALWTEDPPYELFAQLRREAPVHFSPNRRYPDEGGFWSLTRAADVHAATRDFQTFSSERRGIFLVDDFGAPLDVQRLQMISMDPPRHDRLKQLVGRAFTPKRIAAHEDHTREIVRTMLDRLAGRDRFDLVKDLGRQVPARVIGSLLGTPESDDHKLLHWTNVATAFEDPQIRTQWDDTMGEIHDVVTYINAVREQRVEDPGNDLLTALINAEVGGDKLDDLEIATFFVLLLAAGNDSTRATYCATMLALIKDPEQRQLLIDDRSLIPNAVEEGLRCFPAFGFMGRAATRDVELHGQTIREGDRVLLWYIASNRDPELFDDPERFDVTREGLDRHQAFGAGGRHFCLGAALARLELRIWIEETLDRFPDLVLDGQPERIQALFLNQHVSIPVRVG, from the coding sequence ATGTCAACCACGGCGCTCGACCCCAGCACCATCGACCTCGGCGACCACGCCCTCTGGACCGAGGACCCGCCGTACGAGCTCTTCGCCCAGCTGCGCCGCGAGGCGCCGGTGCACTTCAGCCCGAACCGCCGCTACCCCGACGAGGGCGGCTTCTGGTCGCTGACGCGCGCGGCCGACGTCCACGCCGCGACGCGCGACTTCCAGACGTTCAGCTCCGAGAGGCGCGGCATCTTCCTCGTCGACGACTTCGGCGCCCCGCTCGACGTCCAGCGCCTGCAGATGATCTCGATGGACCCGCCGCGCCACGACCGCCTCAAGCAGCTCGTCGGCCGCGCGTTCACGCCCAAGCGCATCGCCGCCCACGAGGACCACACGCGCGAGATCGTCCGCACGATGCTCGACCGCCTCGCCGGCCGCGACCGCTTCGACCTCGTCAAGGACCTCGGCCGCCAGGTGCCCGCGCGCGTCATCGGCTCGCTGCTCGGCACCCCCGAGTCCGACGACCACAAGCTCCTGCACTGGACCAACGTCGCCACGGCGTTCGAGGACCCGCAGATCCGCACGCAGTGGGACGACACGATGGGCGAGATCCACGACGTCGTCACGTACATCAACGCCGTGCGCGAGCAGCGCGTCGAGGACCCCGGCAACGACCTCCTGACGGCGCTCATCAACGCCGAGGTCGGCGGCGACAAGCTCGACGACCTCGAGATCGCGACGTTCTTCGTCCTGCTGCTCGCCGCGGGCAACGACAGCACCCGCGCGACCTACTGCGCGACGATGCTCGCGCTCATCAAGGACCCCGAGCAGCGCCAGCTGCTCATCGACGACCGCTCGCTCATCCCCAACGCGGTCGAGGAGGGGCTGCGCTGCTTCCCGGCCTTCGGCTTCATGGGCCGCGCCGCGACCCGCGACGTCGAGCTCCACGGCCAGACGATCCGGGAGGGCGACCGCGTCCTGCTCTGGTACATCGCCAGCAACCGCGACCCCGAGCTGTTCGACGACCCCGAGCGCTTCGACGTGACCCGCGAGGGCCTCGACCGCCACCAGGCCTTCGGCGCCGGCGGGCGGCACTTCTGCCTCGGCGCCGCCCTCGCGCGCCTCGAGCTGCGCATCTGGATCGAGGAGACGCTCGACCGGTTCCCGGACCTCGTCCTCGACGGTCAGCCCGAGCGCATCCAGGCGCTGTTCCTCAACCAGCACGTGTCGATCCCGGTGCGCGTGGGCTGA
- a CDS encoding TetR/AcrR family transcriptional regulator: protein MGVLDRQPRRNDPRRDRTEEAFLTAAQELLDEGVPFAELNVSALARRADRTRTAFYAHFEDRRALLMRLVTEVEQDIRAAVGPFFDASDDDVHGALAGLLATLREHPRTLGAILEAAGYDAEVAAFWHGVVGVFVAAAQQRLVAAGYASKAARARAVALVWMTERACSQQVLHGHAGVDDDALLDALADSWRLALAAA from the coding sequence ATGGGCGTCCTGGACCGCCAGCCTCGCCGCAATGACCCCCGTCGCGACCGCACGGAGGAGGCGTTCCTCACCGCCGCCCAGGAGCTCCTGGACGAAGGGGTCCCCTTCGCCGAGCTCAACGTCTCGGCGCTCGCTCGCCGGGCCGACCGGACCCGCACCGCCTTCTACGCGCACTTCGAGGACCGCCGGGCGCTGCTCATGCGCCTGGTCACCGAGGTCGAGCAGGACATCCGCGCCGCGGTCGGCCCGTTCTTCGACGCCTCCGACGACGACGTCCACGGCGCGCTCGCCGGCCTGCTCGCCACGCTGCGCGAGCACCCGCGCACGCTCGGCGCGATCCTCGAGGCCGCGGGCTACGACGCCGAGGTCGCGGCGTTCTGGCACGGCGTCGTCGGCGTCTTCGTCGCCGCCGCGCAGCAGCGCCTCGTCGCCGCCGGCTACGCGTCCAAGGCCGCCCGCGCCCGTGCGGTCGCGCTCGTCTGGATGACCGAGCGCGCGTGCTCCCAGCAGGTCCTGCACGGCCACGCGGGCGTCGACGACGACGCGCTGCTCGACGCGCTGGCCGACAGCTGGCGCCTGGCGCTGGCCGCGGCCTAG
- a CDS encoding YihY/virulence factor BrkB family protein, with product MTTASAVPVTRDDELEGDEALESLLRAGRRQLALDALTRFRAADGFSHSRALAFQGTLTLLPSLIAVVGFAAALDVEAVSRVVDDTVRQLTPDAVGDLLTDALRQGTSAAREDSGETALAGGAVAAAIAGTTAMAQVERGANRIYGTEQDRPFLRKYANAALLAATAGVFALLSVVVLVGGAAIRESVGWGDAVQGVWAVVRWPLGVVLAVAAIALLFERAPRRRQPEPSWLAFGAAVSTVLWLVFMGGLLVYLEAVGSFGATYGPLAGTIGLLLWTFLSAVALFLGLAFAAQLEAVRAGVQAPRKDHRDDV from the coding sequence GTGACGACCGCGTCGGCGGTCCCGGTCACCCGTGACGACGAGCTCGAGGGCGACGAGGCGCTCGAGAGCCTGCTGCGTGCCGGGCGCCGCCAGCTGGCGCTCGACGCGCTCACGCGCTTTCGGGCCGCGGACGGCTTCAGCCACTCGCGGGCGCTGGCGTTCCAGGGGACGCTGACGCTCCTGCCGTCGCTCATCGCCGTCGTCGGGTTCGCCGCGGCGCTCGACGTGGAGGCGGTCAGCCGCGTGGTGGACGACACGGTCCGCCAGCTCACGCCCGACGCGGTGGGCGACCTGCTGACCGACGCGCTGCGCCAGGGCACGAGCGCCGCGCGGGAGGACTCGGGCGAGACGGCGCTCGCCGGCGGTGCCGTGGCGGCGGCGATCGCCGGGACGACGGCGATGGCGCAGGTCGAGCGTGGCGCGAACCGGATCTACGGCACCGAGCAGGACCGCCCGTTCCTGCGCAAGTACGCCAACGCGGCGCTGCTGGCCGCGACCGCGGGGGTGTTCGCGCTCCTGTCGGTCGTCGTGCTCGTCGGCGGCGCGGCGATCCGCGAGAGCGTGGGGTGGGGCGATGCGGTGCAGGGCGTCTGGGCGGTGGTGCGCTGGCCGCTGGGCGTCGTCCTCGCCGTCGCCGCCATCGCGCTGCTGTTCGAGCGTGCTCCGCGACGGCGCCAGCCGGAGCCCTCGTGGCTGGCCTTCGGCGCCGCGGTCTCGACCGTCCTGTGGCTGGTCTTCATGGGTGGGTTGCTGGTCTACCTCGAGGCGGTCGGGAGCTTCGGCGCCACCTACGGGCCGCTGGCCGGCACGATCGGCCTGCTGCTTTGGACGTTCCTGAGCGCCGTGGCCCTGTTCCTCGGCCTGGCGTTCGCCGCGCAGCTCGAGGCCGTCCGTGCCGGCGTGCAGGCGCCGCGCAAGGACCACCGCGACGACGTCTAG
- a CDS encoding AAA family ATPase, giving the protein MLSLLVLLFFLLMLMSMVRAISRIGRRRRELEEARRAAYEREQLGGGGGSPFAGMPFGGLFDAMLGGGWTRTLEYDERTGQWVEVDPNDALGEEPVEEEAGDARAEPQADRPPAGREERLGARRRPARRSAPANPLQSLLGGALGGANGEFEVQPPDELITFADVGGMEALKDEVRTSVGLLLEHPEQADQYGIEWNGILLHGAPGVGKTFFAQAIAGEYRMSFIHVSTGDLVAGVQGQSAKNIDKAFQTALDHLPCVLFFDEFDSVARRRSETPDQESRRTVNQLLTSLEAHRHEDGLLVMAATNDVEGLDPAVVRPGRFDRHIRVDLPDATARRAILETELDNRPVADDLDLEDLVRRTEGMTPASIEKVVNAAALDVFREAAQTGRQLQLDEAHLLAAVEQLGGEDRPVLEHWTWESLVLPEETKGQLRQLQAIIEDPESARRFGVEPPSGLLLAGPPGTGKTTVAKVIAAQARCSFYPVSGADVMSKWVGESEGNIRRLFERARANRPSVVFIDEIDAIAGRRGEFQVHDTQVNQLLSEIDGIAGQRGVFVIGATNRPDQLDPALLRGGRLSRTIVLGLPDELGRLAILRLHTARMPTVGVDLDVLAARTEGYAPADLKALCQEAALAAMSRGAEAQVTMEDFEAALARVGSKSRTPALR; this is encoded by the coding sequence GTGCTGTCCCTGCTCGTCCTGCTCTTCTTCCTGCTCATGCTCATGTCCATGGTCCGGGCGATCTCCCGGATCGGTCGGCGCCGCCGTGAGCTCGAGGAGGCACGGCGCGCGGCCTACGAGCGCGAGCAGCTCGGCGGCGGTGGGGGCTCGCCCTTTGCCGGCATGCCGTTCGGCGGGCTGTTCGACGCGATGCTCGGCGGCGGGTGGACGCGGACGCTCGAGTACGACGAGCGCACGGGCCAGTGGGTCGAGGTCGACCCGAACGACGCGCTGGGCGAGGAGCCGGTCGAGGAGGAGGCCGGGGACGCGCGGGCCGAGCCGCAGGCCGACCGTCCCCCCGCCGGACGCGAGGAGCGCCTCGGCGCACGTCGCCGCCCGGCGCGGCGCAGCGCGCCCGCCAACCCGCTGCAGAGCCTGCTCGGCGGCGCGCTGGGCGGTGCCAACGGCGAGTTCGAGGTCCAGCCGCCCGACGAGCTCATCACCTTCGCCGACGTCGGCGGGATGGAGGCGCTCAAGGACGAGGTGCGCACCTCCGTCGGCCTCCTGCTGGAGCACCCGGAGCAGGCCGACCAGTACGGCATCGAGTGGAACGGGATCCTGCTCCACGGGGCGCCGGGCGTCGGCAAGACGTTCTTCGCCCAGGCGATCGCGGGCGAGTACCGCATGAGCTTCATCCACGTGTCCACCGGCGACCTCGTGGCGGGGGTCCAGGGCCAGTCGGCCAAGAACATCGACAAGGCCTTCCAGACGGCGCTGGACCACCTGCCGTGCGTCCTGTTCTTCGACGAGTTCGACTCGGTCGCCCGGCGCCGCAGCGAGACGCCCGACCAGGAGTCCCGGCGCACCGTCAACCAGCTCCTGACCTCGCTGGAGGCCCATCGCCACGAGGACGGCCTGCTGGTCATGGCGGCGACGAACGACGTCGAGGGCCTGGACCCGGCGGTCGTCCGTCCCGGCCGGTTCGACCGCCACATCCGCGTCGACCTCCCGGACGCCACGGCCCGCCGCGCGATCCTCGAGACCGAGCTGGACAACCGCCCGGTCGCCGACGACCTCGACCTCGAGGACCTCGTGCGGCGCACCGAGGGCATGACCCCCGCCTCGATCGAGAAGGTCGTGAACGCCGCAGCGCTCGACGTCTTCCGCGAGGCCGCCCAGACCGGCCGTCAGCTGCAGCTCGACGAGGCCCATCTGCTCGCGGCGGTCGAGCAGCTGGGCGGTGAGGACCGTCCGGTGCTCGAGCACTGGACGTGGGAGTCGCTCGTCCTGCCCGAGGAGACCAAGGGCCAGCTGCGCCAGCTCCAGGCCATCATCGAGGACCCGGAGTCGGCACGGCGGTTCGGCGTCGAGCCGCCCAGCGGCCTGCTGCTCGCGGGACCTCCGGGCACCGGCAAGACCACCGTGGCGAAGGTCATCGCCGCGCAGGCACGCTGCTCGTTCTACCCCGTCTCGGGGGCCGACGTCATGAGCAAGTGGGTGGGGGAGTCCGAGGGCAACATCCGCCGGCTCTTCGAGCGCGCCCGGGCCAACCGGCCCTCGGTCGTCTTCATCGACGAGATCGACGCGATCGCCGGGCGGCGCGGCGAGTTCCAGGTCCACGACACGCAGGTCAACCAGCTGCTCAGCGAGATCGACGGCATCGCGGGCCAGCGCGGGGTCTTCGTCATCGGGGCGACCAACCGCCCCGACCAGCTCGACCCGGCCTTGCTGCGCGGCGGGCGCCTCTCGCGCACCATCGTCCTCGGGCTCCCCGACGAGCTGGGACGGCTCGCCATCCTGCGCCTGCACACCGCGCGCATGCCCACGGTGGGCGTCGACCTCGACGTCCTGGCCGCGCGCACGGAGGGCTACGCCCCCGCGGACCTCAAGGCGCTGTGCCAGGAGGCGGCGCTCGCCGCCATGAGCCGCGGCGCCGAGGCGCAGGTGACGATGGAGGACTTCGAGGCGGCGCTCGCGCGCGTGGGCTCGAAGTCGCGGACGCCAGCGCTGCGGTGA
- a CDS encoding VOC family protein, which yields MRKLQSQGVHHITIVGADRQTSIDFWEGVLGMPFVFEQPNLDNEAESHLYFDPGDGRLITIFTSEERTPDPSRTPTDPGCVHHLAFAVSQATFAQLVERLDERGIRHSGPKDRGFMDSIYFTDPLGLLIELASYRFEPPFGFTHADVLLEAHRIRVDRGDYNIDRVHLADAIEQLILRSRGSLSDDRGPKQAYR from the coding sequence ATGCGCAAGCTCCAGAGCCAGGGCGTGCACCACATCACGATCGTGGGCGCCGACCGCCAGACGTCGATCGACTTCTGGGAGGGCGTCCTGGGGATGCCGTTCGTCTTCGAGCAGCCCAACCTCGACAACGAGGCCGAGAGCCACCTGTACTTCGACCCGGGCGACGGCCGGCTCATCACGATCTTCACCAGCGAGGAGCGCACCCCGGACCCCTCGCGGACCCCGACCGACCCCGGCTGCGTCCACCACCTCGCCTTCGCCGTCTCGCAGGCGACCTTCGCCCAGCTCGTCGAGCGCCTGGACGAGCGCGGCATCCGCCACAGCGGCCCCAAGGACCGCGGGTTCATGGACTCGATCTACTTCACCGACCCGCTCGGCCTGCTCATCGAGCTCGCCTCCTACCGCTTCGAGCCCCCGTTCGGCTTCACCCACGCCGACGTCCTGCTCGAGGCCCACCGCATCCGCGTGGACCGCGGCGACTACAACATCGACCGGGTCCACCTCGCCGACGCGATCGAGCAGCTCATCCTGCGCTCCCGCGGCTCGCTCTCCGACGACCGCGGGCCGAAGCAGGCCTACCGGTGA
- a CDS encoding beta-propeller fold lactonase family protein encodes MPLRVAVALAALVCAVAAGLPAAALAVGPVPAGGCASTAGDRGCTALRPAMGSDEGYSEALALSPDGRNAYLAVGGDYASGRLGHRSVVYVLALDPATGRLRQLPGTQGCLSALKRRECVHARGIDQAWDVAVSPDGRFVHVSAYRSNGVATFRRNAQTGRLTQLPGRDGCLRGKPRRRATERCRFLKRRLPHADSLRLTPSGKRAYIGGVAFSRSPRTGLLTPATAALQPADGRRQGNVLTLAGHGAYQFTPDGRFAFRGDGARVERFSVDGRTGALTLLGCLGCGAGSTDRGTFLLTGPTSAVVATRSSLQPLALDPTTGVLTPTGPAVDACALPDGARIADCEDVEELAVSPDGRALHVLTTLVARTLERDPATGALGLPATTTCIGPKAPCARDLRTGEPYRALTTPDGRWLVLDADGRVVVLSAAG; translated from the coding sequence GTGCCACTCCGTGTCGCTGTCGCGCTCGCCGCGCTCGTGTGCGCCGTCGCCGCCGGGCTGCCCGCCGCCGCGCTCGCCGTCGGGCCCGTCCCCGCCGGGGGCTGCGCGAGCACCGCGGGCGACCGGGGGTGCACGGCCCTGCGCCCCGCGATGGGCAGCGACGAGGGCTACAGCGAGGCGCTCGCGCTCTCCCCCGACGGCCGCAACGCCTACCTCGCCGTGGGCGGCGACTACGCGTCGGGCCGGCTCGGCCACCGCTCCGTGGTCTATGTCCTCGCCCTGGACCCGGCGACGGGTCGCCTGCGCCAGCTGCCCGGGACACAAGGCTGCCTGAGCGCCCTGAAGCGCCGCGAGTGCGTCCACGCCCGCGGCATCGACCAGGCGTGGGACGTCGCCGTGTCGCCCGACGGGCGCTTCGTGCACGTCAGCGCCTACCGCTCCAACGGCGTCGCGACGTTCCGCCGCAACGCGCAGACCGGCCGGCTCACCCAGCTGCCGGGACGCGACGGCTGCCTGCGGGGCAAGCCGCGGCGCCGGGCGACGGAGCGCTGCCGCTTCCTCAAGCGCCGCCTCCCGCACGCCGACAGCCTGCGCCTGACGCCCAGCGGCAAGCGCGCCTACATCGGTGGCGTCGCGTTCTCGCGCTCGCCGAGGACGGGCCTGCTCACCCCGGCGACCGCCGCGCTGCAGCCCGCCGATGGGCGCAGGCAGGGCAACGTCCTGACGCTCGCCGGCCACGGCGCCTACCAGTTCACGCCCGACGGCCGGTTCGCCTTCCGCGGGGACGGGGCCCGCGTCGAGCGCTTCAGCGTCGACGGCCGCACGGGCGCGCTGACCCTCCTGGGCTGCCTGGGCTGCGGCGCGGGGTCGACCGACCGCGGCACCTTCCTGCTCACGGGCCCGACCTCCGCCGTCGTCGCGACGCGCTCGTCGCTCCAGCCGCTCGCGCTCGACCCGACCACGGGCGTGCTGACCCCCACCGGGCCGGCGGTGGACGCCTGCGCGCTGCCCGACGGCGCGCGCATCGCCGACTGCGAGGACGTCGAGGAGCTCGCGGTCTCGCCCGACGGCCGGGCGCTGCACGTCCTCACCACCCTCGTGGCGCGGACGCTCGAGCGCGATCCCGCGACCGGTGCGCTCGGCCTGCCCGCCACGACGACGTGCATCGGTCCCAAGGCCCCGTGCGCGCGCGACCTGCGCACGGGCGAGCCCTACCGCGCGCTCACGACCCCCGACGGCCGCTGGCTCGTCCTCGACGCCGACGGCCGCGTCGTCGTCCTCTCCGCCGCCGGCTGA
- a CDS encoding Glu/Leu/Phe/Val dehydrogenase, which translates to MPGLQETAERHLRAAAERLELDDGTRDWLLEPERELRVKVPLRRDDGRLEVVAGWRCQHSTVRGPGKGGVRLAPSVEAGEVRALAQLMTVKTAVADVPFGGAKGGVAVAVKELSEAERERVVRAFAAGLAPIVGPDRDVMAPDSGVDAEAMGWMADELAGLGPLQGDVVTGKPLELGGSAGRDEATGRGLLLAFRAFRDRAELGEAPTVSVQGAGNVGLWAARLLAAEGCKVVAIGKSDQAVTNEDGLDVEALAEHLDGGRALAEFDGGEGAEAGAVLQVEAEVLVPAATEDAVDADAARGLRGTKMVLEGANGAVVPEADDVLHDAGVLVVPDVLANIGGVVVSTFEWQQAREGRTWSAETVEQRLSDVMDAAAAAVSDRAQRDGGSLRDAAFDLALERVLAAAKARGRP; encoded by the coding sequence ATGCCGGGTCTGCAGGAGACCGCCGAGCGCCATCTGCGCGCCGCCGCCGAGCGCCTCGAGCTCGACGACGGGACGCGCGACTGGCTGCTGGAGCCCGAGCGCGAGCTGCGCGTCAAGGTGCCGCTGCGCCGCGACGACGGGCGCCTGGAGGTCGTCGCCGGATGGCGCTGCCAGCACTCGACGGTCCGCGGTCCGGGGAAGGGCGGCGTCCGGCTCGCGCCGTCGGTCGAGGCGGGTGAGGTCCGGGCGCTCGCGCAGCTCATGACGGTGAAGACCGCGGTCGCCGACGTGCCGTTCGGCGGGGCCAAGGGCGGCGTCGCCGTCGCGGTGAAGGAGCTGTCGGAGGCCGAGCGCGAGCGCGTCGTCCGGGCGTTCGCCGCCGGGCTGGCGCCGATCGTCGGCCCCGACCGCGACGTCATGGCGCCCGACAGCGGCGTCGACGCCGAGGCGATGGGGTGGATGGCCGACGAGCTCGCGGGGCTCGGGCCGCTGCAGGGCGACGTCGTCACCGGCAAGCCGCTCGAGCTGGGCGGCTCGGCCGGGCGCGACGAGGCCACCGGCCGCGGGCTCCTGCTCGCCTTCCGGGCCTTCCGCGACCGGGCCGAGCTCGGCGAGGCGCCGACCGTGTCGGTCCAGGGCGCGGGCAACGTCGGGCTGTGGGCGGCCCGGCTCCTGGCGGCCGAGGGCTGCAAGGTCGTCGCCATCGGCAAGTCCGACCAGGCGGTGACCAACGAGGACGGGCTCGACGTCGAGGCGCTCGCGGAGCACCTCGACGGCGGCCGGGCGCTGGCGGAGTTCGACGGTGGCGAGGGCGCCGAGGCCGGCGCCGTCCTGCAGGTGGAGGCGGAGGTCCTGGTCCCGGCCGCGACCGAGGACGCGGTCGACGCCGACGCCGCACGCGGGCTGCGCGGCACGAAGATGGTCCTGGAGGGCGCCAACGGGGCGGTCGTCCCCGAGGCCGACGACGTGCTGCACGATGCGGGCGTCCTGGTCGTCCCCGACGTCCTGGCGAACATCGGCGGCGTGGTGGTCTCGACCTTCGAGTGGCAGCAGGCGCGCGAGGGGCGCACGTGGAGCGCGGAGACGGTCGAGCAGCGCCTGAGCGACGTCATGGACGCGGCGGCCGCCGCCGTCAGCGACCGCGCGCAGCGCGACGGCGGCTCGCTACGCGACGCCGCGTTCGACCTCGCGCTCGAGCGCGTCCTGGCCGCGGCGAAGGCGCGCGGGCGGCCCTGA
- a CDS encoding RNA polymerase sigma factor, which yields MVSDALRCKLASDDRLAELAASGCPGAAAAVCERFREPLARYCGALTGHPEDARDATQAALERALRALAAGEAPRALRPWLYRIAHNAAMDVIRRRRPDQPLDGIEHLVADGPGEPAARERLTEVLGDLRALPERQRGALLLRELAGLDYDELAGALGTSSQAARQSVFEARAGLLAAQDGRATGCDSVRRTLSDGDRRRLRRREIRAHLQGCGGCRDFARGIRARRRALALLPVPWAATAAAGALSTGGVVAAPLGWTTAKGIAAVAAAVTATGSVATVERLQHDPAPRAPKAAAAPAPDRADAALAKATAPSAAVVRAARSATAAPTSAKAVRAVRRRSGAVVVESAAGAAASVRTERRRVVAREQEVARRKAELETPAATTTTTVAAPSAPARPATGSPGREAVRQAMREATRVAVQDAQQRTQQAADAARTAHQQALSQLPERLQQAITQTQESVRQSVDQTVTGITQALDGILAPTDPR from the coding sequence ATGGTCTCCGACGCGCTGCGCTGCAAGCTCGCCTCCGACGACCGGCTCGCCGAGCTGGCCGCCTCCGGCTGCCCGGGCGCGGCCGCGGCCGTCTGCGAGCGCTTCCGCGAGCCGCTGGCCCGCTACTGCGGCGCCCTGACCGGCCATCCCGAGGACGCCCGGGACGCCACCCAGGCGGCGCTGGAGCGCGCGCTGCGCGCCCTGGCGGCCGGCGAGGCCCCCCGCGCCCTGCGCCCGTGGCTCTACCGCATCGCCCACAACGCGGCGATGGACGTCATCCGCCGCCGCCGGCCCGACCAGCCGCTGGACGGCATCGAGCACCTGGTGGCCGACGGTCCGGGCGAGCCCGCCGCCCGCGAGCGCCTCACCGAGGTCCTGGGGGACCTGCGCGCCCTGCCCGAGCGCCAGCGCGGCGCCCTGCTGCTGCGCGAGCTCGCCGGCCTGGACTACGACGAGCTCGCTGGCGCCCTTGGCACGTCCTCCCAGGCCGCCCGCCAGTCCGTCTTCGAGGCCCGCGCCGGCCTCCTCGCCGCTCAGGACGGCCGGGCGACCGGCTGCGACAGCGTCCGGCGCACGCTGTCCGACGGCGACCGCCGGCGCCTGCGCCGCCGCGAGATCCGCGCGCACCTCCAGGGCTGCGGCGGCTGCCGGGACTTCGCGCGGGGCATCCGCGCCCGCCGCCGCGCGCTCGCCCTGCTGCCGGTGCCGTGGGCAGCCACCGCCGCGGCCGGCGCGCTGAGCACCGGCGGCGTCGTCGCCGCACCGCTGGGCTGGACGACGGCCAAGGGCATCGCCGCCGTGGCCGCCGCGGTGACCGCCACGGGCTCGGTCGCGACCGTCGAGCGCCTCCAGCACGACCCCGCACCCCGCGCGCCGAAGGCCGCCGCCGCGCCGGCCCCTGACCGCGCCGACGCTGCGCTGGCCAAGGCGACCGCTCCGTCGGCCGCCGTCGTCCGCGCCGCCCGCAGCGCGACCGCCGCGCCGACGTCGGCCAAGGCCGTCCGGGCCGTGCGCCGCCGTTCGGGCGCCGTGGTCGTCGAGTCCGCCGCCGGGGCGGCCGCCAGCGTCAGGACCGAGCGCCGCCGGGTCGTCGCGCGCGAGCAGGAGGTCGCCCGCCGCAAGGCCGAGCTCGAGACCCCGGCCGCGACGACGACCACCACCGTCGCGGCGCCGTCCGCGCCGGCGCGTCCGGCCACCGGCTCCCCGGGCCGCGAGGCCGTCCGCCAGGCCATGCGCGAGGCCACGCGCGTCGCCGTGCAGGACGCCCAGCAGCGCACCCAGCAGGCCGCCGACGCGGCCCGCACCGCGCACCAGCAGGCCCTCTCCCAGCTTCCCGAGCGCCTCCAGCAGGCGATCACGCAGACCCAGGAGTCCGTGCGCCAGTCGGTCGACCAGACCGTCACCGGCATCACGCAGGCCCTCGACGGCATCCTCGCGCCGACGGACCCGCGGTGA
- a CDS encoding reverse transcriptase-like protein — translation MRLVVHVDGGARGNPGPAAAAAVVSTPEGEVLDEATELLGEVTNNVAEYRGLLLGLARARALGATEVEVVNDAELVAKQVAGEYRVKHPAMKPLHAAALDALGAFARWSVRSVPRADNAHADRLVNEALDGQR, via the coding sequence GTGCGGCTCGTCGTCCACGTGGACGGGGGCGCGCGCGGCAACCCCGGGCCCGCCGCCGCTGCGGCCGTCGTGTCGACCCCCGAGGGCGAGGTCCTCGACGAGGCCACCGAGCTGCTCGGCGAGGTGACGAACAACGTCGCGGAGTACCGCGGCCTCCTGCTCGGTCTGGCCCGCGCGCGGGCGCTGGGCGCCACCGAGGTCGAGGTCGTCAACGACGCGGAGCTCGTGGCCAAGCAGGTGGCGGGGGAGTACCGCGTCAAGCACCCGGCGATGAAGCCGCTGCACGCCGCGGCGCTCGACGCGCTCGGGGCCTTCGCGCGGTGGTCGGTGCGCAGCGTGCCGCGCGCCGACAACGCCCACGCGGACCGCCTGGTCAACGAGGCGCTGGACGGGCAGCGCTAG